In Kordiimonas pumila, a single genomic region encodes these proteins:
- a CDS encoding CcoQ/FixQ family Cbb3-type cytochrome c oxidase assembly chaperone, protein MIDWLSQHAGMAGLLFFFTVFLLIAGWAYRPKAKEQMESYKFIPLAEDDK, encoded by the coding sequence ATGATAGACTGGCTTTCACAGCATGCTGGCATGGCAGGCCTTTTATTTTTCTTCACGGTTTTCCTGCTGATAGCAGGCTGGGCTTATCGGCCCAAAGCCAAAGAACAAATGGAATCTTATAAATTCATCCCTTTAGCGGAGGATGACAAATGA
- a CDS encoding response regulator transcription factor, giving the protein MEKTPPLMEGLVVEDIPQTCAWLAGVLEDAFEGISIARAENLTIARKWLSEHWALEKTDRAGPPRIALIDLGLPDGSGIALVRDLAENYPNVMPVVITIYDDDAHLFDAIAAGAKGYLLKDQQPEILIKYLLRIQQGEPPLSPSIAQRMMAYFQKKNQQTITGDLQAESLTAREIEVLRLLAKGLRNSDVSRILGISEHTVAGYVKTIYRKLEICSRAEATLAAVNMGLL; this is encoded by the coding sequence ATGGAAAAAACACCGCCGCTGATGGAAGGGCTGGTTGTTGAGGATATTCCGCAAACCTGCGCGTGGCTGGCGGGTGTTCTGGAAGATGCCTTTGAGGGCATTTCTATAGCCCGCGCGGAAAATCTGACAATAGCCAGAAAGTGGCTTTCAGAACATTGGGCACTAGAAAAAACGGATAGAGCAGGTCCCCCTAGAATTGCGCTCATTGATCTGGGTTTGCCGGATGGTTCGGGGATAGCGCTGGTGCGCGATCTGGCCGAAAACTACCCCAATGTTATGCCCGTTGTTATAACAATTTATGACGATGATGCTCATTTGTTTGATGCCATTGCGGCCGGTGCAAAAGGGTATCTGTTGAAAGATCAGCAGCCAGAAATTTTGATCAAATATTTGCTGAGAATTCAGCAGGGTGAGCCGCCGCTTTCGCCTTCAATTGCCCAGCGCATGATGGCCTATTTTCAGAAGAAAAACCAGCAAACCATTACCGGCGATCTTCAGGCTGAAAGCTTAACAGCCCGTGAGATAGAGGTGTTGCGACTTTTAGCCAAGGGGCTTAGAAACAGTGATGTTTCCCGCATTTTGGGGATTAGTGAACACACGGTTGCAGGGTATGTAAAAACTATTTACCGCAAACTAGAGATTTGTTCCCGCGCTGAGGCAACGCTTGCCGCTGTAAATATGGGCCTGCTATAA
- the ccoO gene encoding cytochrome-c oxidase, cbb3-type subunit II: protein MLKHHEKLEKNSILLLIFIVLAISVGGLIEIVPLFRVETTIEPVKGVRPYTPLELAGQNVYVREGCYNCHSQQIRPLRDEVERYGHYSLAAESMYDHPFQWGSKRTGPDLARVGGKYSDDWHVQHMHRPQDLVPESIMPPYPHLAERGANLDDIGQDMKALRMVGVPYTDEMIEFASRDAYAQAADESDYHDGLAERYGKVTMRNFDGQNHTTELDALIAYLQVLGTMAELQDYEAPSVQGEDK, encoded by the coding sequence ATGCTTAAACATCATGAAAAACTGGAGAAAAACTCCATCCTGCTGCTTATTTTCATTGTGCTAGCTATCTCTGTTGGTGGCTTAATCGAAATCGTACCACTTTTTAGGGTGGAAACAACGATTGAGCCAGTAAAAGGCGTGCGGCCTTATACACCGCTTGAGCTTGCTGGGCAGAATGTATATGTCCGCGAGGGCTGTTATAACTGCCATAGCCAGCAAATTCGCCCGCTCAGGGATGAAGTAGAGCGTTACGGTCATTATTCGCTTGCAGCAGAAAGCATGTATGACCACCCGTTCCAGTGGGGGTCAAAGCGCACAGGGCCAGACCTTGCCCGTGTTGGCGGCAAATATTCTGATGACTGGCATGTGCAGCATATGCATAGGCCGCAAGATCTGGTGCCAGAAAGCATTATGCCACCATACCCCCATTTGGCGGAACGCGGCGCTAACCTTGATGACATAGGGCAGGATATGAAAGCCCTGCGTATGGTGGGTGTGCCCTACACAGACGAGATGATCGAGTTCGCGAGCCGCGATGCGTATGCTCAGGCAGCAGACGAAAGCGATTATCACGATGGCTTGGCTGAGCGTTACGGCAAGGTAACCATGCGTAACTTTGACGGCCAAAACCATACGACAGAGCTTGATGCACTTATTGCTTATCTGCAAGTGCTGGGCACCATGGCAGAGCTTCAAGACTATGAAGCGCCTTCAGTGCAGGGAGAGGACAAATGA
- a CDS encoding sulfite exporter TauE/SafE family protein, whose translation MEYFLQHCQVIIENKGGILLSLFLGGLFGSLSHCTGMCGPFVMAQVSGTSKAGEGMFRRLRGAALLPYHAGRITTYSLLGLLAATLSGSLMGTPFERGVIFTFLMLSGVLFLANAIPALKAIFPMPDMGGIAGKMGAAIGKIAAPFMQSHSPVRRYALGMMLGLLPCGLVLAALMAVTATGDPLVAVAGMMFFGLGTVPALFVVGTGTRLALARWPNEVQLIASGMMAVNGVSLMVVAGSVVM comes from the coding sequence GTGGAATATTTTCTGCAACATTGTCAGGTAATTATTGAAAATAAAGGCGGGATTTTGCTGTCTTTGTTTCTTGGTGGGCTGTTTGGCAGCCTGTCACACTGTACTGGCATGTGTGGCCCTTTTGTTATGGCGCAAGTGTCTGGCACAAGCAAAGCGGGCGAAGGTATGTTTAGGCGGCTTAGGGGCGCTGCTCTTTTGCCATACCATGCCGGGCGCATCACAACATACAGCTTGCTGGGGTTGCTGGCGGCAACACTTTCTGGCTCGCTTATGGGAACGCCGTTTGAGCGCGGCGTTATTTTTACATTCCTGATGCTTTCCGGGGTGCTGTTTTTAGCAAATGCTATCCCTGCGCTTAAAGCCATTTTTCCTATGCCTGACATGGGGGGTATAGCGGGTAAAATGGGCGCTGCCATTGGCAAGATCGCGGCACCTTTCATGCAGTCGCACAGCCCTGTGCGGCGTTATGCCCTTGGTATGATGCTGGGGTTGCTGCCTTGTGGGCTGGTGCTAGCCGCCCTTATGGCGGTGACGGCAACGGGCGACCCTTTGGTCGCTGTTGCGGGAATGATGTTTTTTGGATTGGGAACGGTTCCAGCCCTTTTTGTGGTTGGAACAGGCACACGGCTTGCGCTTGCGCGTTGGCCAAATGAGGTACAGCTGATTGCCAGTGGCATGATGGCTGTGAACGGTGTCAGCCTGATGGTCGTGGCTGGCTCAGTGGTTATGTGA
- the ccoN gene encoding cytochrome-c oxidase, cbb3-type subunit I, which yields MNTLTETPKYNDEVVKLFTIATVFWGIVGFAVGVFIALQMAFPALNIGEYLTFGRLRPLHTSAVIFAFGGNALFATSYFSVQRTCRTRLWGDSWATFTFWGYQLFIVLAALGYVTGVTQAKEYAEPEWYADLWLTFVWVAYLIVFLMTLKNRREPHIYVGNWFFLAFIVTVAVLHLVNNISVPVSLTGAKSYPVWGGVQSALIQWWYGHNAVGFFLTAGFLGIMYYFVPKRAERPVYSYRLSILHFWGLIFIYIWAGPHHLHYTSLPDWAQTLGATFSIMLWMPSWGGMINGMMTLSGAWHKLREDPVLRFMIISLAFYGMSTFEGPLMSIKTVNALSHYTDWTIGHVHSGALGWVAFITFGAVYHMVPVLWKKQRLYSMRLVNMHLWIATIGIVLYIAAMWVSGIMQGLMWRSYDELGFLQYSFVETVMAMHPFYLIRALGGILFLTGGLIMAYNLIKTVKGDAVPMKTKVGEKAHA from the coding sequence ATGAATACGCTCACTGAAACACCCAAATATAACGATGAGGTTGTGAAACTGTTCACAATCGCAACAGTATTTTGGGGTATTGTCGGGTTTGCTGTTGGGGTTTTTATTGCCCTCCAGATGGCATTCCCCGCTTTAAATATTGGTGAATATTTAACCTTTGGCAGGCTACGGCCATTGCATACATCGGCTGTGATTTTTGCCTTTGGCGGCAACGCCCTGTTTGCAACAAGCTATTTTTCAGTGCAGCGTACATGCCGTACGCGCCTCTGGGGCGATAGTTGGGCTACCTTTACTTTTTGGGGTTACCAGCTTTTCATCGTTTTGGCGGCACTAGGCTATGTAACAGGGGTAACGCAGGCAAAAGAGTATGCCGAGCCTGAATGGTACGCAGACCTTTGGCTCACTTTTGTGTGGGTGGCGTATCTGATTGTTTTTCTGATGACGCTAAAGAACCGCAGGGAACCCCATATTTATGTGGGTAACTGGTTCTTCCTCGCCTTTATTGTCACGGTTGCTGTTCTACACCTCGTGAATAATATTTCTGTGCCGGTGTCCCTGACAGGGGCTAAAAGCTACCCTGTGTGGGGCGGTGTTCAGTCTGCCCTTATTCAGTGGTGGTACGGCCATAACGCTGTGGGCTTTTTCCTGACAGCGGGCTTTTTGGGCATTATGTATTATTTCGTACCAAAGCGGGCAGAGCGGCCTGTTTACAGTTACCGGCTGTCTATCCTCCATTTTTGGGGCCTGATTTTCATCTATATTTGGGCGGGGCCACACCATTTGCATTATACCAGCTTGCCTGATTGGGCGCAGACCCTTGGGGCAACCTTCTCTATCATGCTGTGGATGCCGTCTTGGGGTGGTATGATCAACGGTATGATGACCCTGTCTGGTGCGTGGCATAAACTGCGCGAAGACCCGGTTCTCAGGTTCATGATTATATCCCTCGCATTCTACGGTATGAGCACGTTTGAAGGCCCCTTAATGTCTATCAAGACAGTGAATGCGCTTTCTCATTATACTGACTGGACCATTGGTCACGTACATTCTGGTGCGCTTGGCTGGGTGGCGTTCATTACCTTTGGGGCTGTGTACCATATGGTGCCAGTGCTGTGGAAAAAACAGCGCCTCTATTCCATGCGCCTTGTAAATATGCATCTGTGGATCGCAACGATTGGTATTGTTCTTTATATTGCCGCCATGTGGGTGTCCGGTATTATGCAGGGTCTGATGTGGCGTTCTTATGATGAACTTGGCTTCCTGCAATATAGCTTTGTTGAAACTGTTATGGCCATGCATCCCTTCTATCTCATTAGGGCGCTTGGGGGCATTCTGTTCCTCACAGGCGGGCTGATCATGGCTTATAACCTGATTAAAACGGTTAAGGGTGACGCTGTGCCTATGAAGACAAAAGTAGGGGAGAAAGCCCATGCTTAA